In Stegostoma tigrinum isolate sSteTig4 chromosome 12, sSteTig4.hap1, whole genome shotgun sequence, the following proteins share a genomic window:
- the LOC125456802 gene encoding oligodendrocyte transcription factor 3-like: protein MSELLKSPPNELLLVTSTLYNIPHKIDPAERSHAPDESPSPTPSGKSRSKKDLSEDEQFLLRKKINSRERKRMHDLNVAMDALRDVMPYAHGPSVRKLSKIATLLLARNYILMLTSSLEEMKRLLGEMYGRSGSATRLGQLPVLTAAGGSLLLGAAPSLLTLGSPRHSSPGIKCPLTPDDQPCFQQWPGSPCACAACRFHCLPSGLSAPTHQARFPK, encoded by the coding sequence ATGAGCGAGTTGCTGAAGTCGCCCCCGAACGAACTGCTGCTGGTCACCTCCACCCTGTATAACATCCCTCACAAGATCGATCCGGCCGAGCGCTCTCACGCCCCGGACGAGTCGCCCAGCCCCACCCCGTCAGGCAAGTCGAGGAGTAAGAAAGATCTGTCCGAGGACGAGCAGTTCCTGCTGAGGAAGAAGATCAACAGCCGGGAGCGCAAGAGGATGCACGACCTGAACGTCGCCATGGACGCCCTGAGAGATGTCATGCCTTACGCCCACGGCCCCTCGGTGCGGAAACTGTCCAAAATCGCCACGCTGCTGCTGGCCAGGAACTACATCCTGATGCTGACCAGCTCCCTGGAGGAGATGAAGCGGCTGCTGGGCGAGATGTACGGCAGGAGCGGCTCGGCAACCCGCCTGGGCCAGCTGCCCGTGCTGACCGCCGCCGGGGGCTCGCTGCTGCTTGGGGCCGCCCCTTCGCTCTTGACCCTCGGCAGCCCCCGCCACTCGTCCCCTGGCATCAAGTGCCCTCTGACTCCGGACGATCAACCTTGCTTCCAACAGTGGCCCGgctctccctgtgcctgcgcGGCCTGCAGGTTTCACTGCCTCCCATCCGGCCTCAGTGCTCCCACTCACCAGGCCAGATTTCCCAAGTGA